In Canis lupus dingo isolate Sandy chromosome 25, ASM325472v2, whole genome shotgun sequence, the genomic window CCTGTTTATAAATGCCCCTGAGAAGCACTGCCAGTATCAGTTTACACTCCCAGCATAAGTTTGTAGaatatctattttccttttagagTCTGAGGCCTTAGCAGCTCAAAGGCAGCATTAGTCTGGTGGTTTCTACCCTCATTCCAGGTTAGAACCACTTAGGCCTCGGTTTCAGCCCAGCTGATCCAGAATCTCTACAACTAGGTGTATTTTCCTAATCACTCCAGTGACTCTGTTAGCGGCTGTTCCGAACTGCAGTagacttggggggtgggggtggggggatggataaGAGAGTCCTCTGCCAATGCCTAAGCCCACTGCTTTTTTCTGAGAGGGTATCTGGAGTCAAACATAGCCCCTCAATGCCATGACGGAGTGGGGATTTAAAGCTGTCAACCTTTAGTGCATTCGTTTAGTTCCATAGAGTTCATAAAACTGCCTGTTTTCATCGGTTTCAGTCAGCTTAACCAGAGAGGCATAATTTGATTTAGCTGCTCACTTAAGAACAGCAAACAGCAATCCAGGAATGCTGATTTTTATGTGTATTACTGCATTAACACGAGAAGGAATCAACAttggttttaaattaatttttggcTGTTTTCCCTTTCTAGGAGGATATCTGTAATAAAATACTCCAGACTATGCCGGGGATAGCTACCTTCTTATCCCGGCCACAACCTGTTAGAGGAGGAAAAGCTGTAACATGTGTTCTTCGTCATTTgagcaaaaaggaagagaatgcaTATAGAGAAACTCAAGAAACCCAGAAAAGAGATTCTTTGgacaaagaaaacagagacaataGAGAATCAGATGTGCATCAgtgattttaataaagaaaaacgTGGTTCTGAGAGGAAATAGCTCGCTTGTGTGTAGTTGTTTAAACAAAGCAATGTGAGGTTTAGCTGAGGGTAAGGATTGCAACTGTTGAGAGCACCTTGTCTTCAGTACAGTTCAGGGTCTCTCCATTCTTAGGCACAGATAAGCCttgttcttgcttctttttaGGAGGAATATAGCCACTGAGACGAGAGGCCAAACTCCGCTTTTCACGAGATCGTTTTACCTTTGGAAATAAGAACACAAGACAATGAGAATTCATAATCAAACTTTGTGAACTGGTCTTCTAATAGGTGTACCCCCCAACAAGCCTACCACACTCTACAAGAAAATGAAGGCCATGCCATCCCTTCCATAGCAGTGTAGGCTCACACAGTAATAAGGAGCCAAAAACATTCTAGATTGCATCTGGCTGAGGTGACTGATGTTTAAAATCAACAGCCTGCCTGATTCAACTTACTTTGAGTTTCTTCTTGTCAGGGTCATGCACAACAGCATGCCTAGTGAGACTTTGCtacaatgaaggaaaaaaaaaacagttatattttaaaaaccctgccATTTTGGTGTCTATTAATATGAAAACTCCATGAGTTATTTAAATTAACTGTcaacaggcagcctgggtggctcagcggtttagcgccgccttcagcccagggcgtgatcctggggactcggcccacgtcaggctccctgcatggagcctgcttctccctctgcctgcctgtgcccttctctctctgggtgtttctcatgaataaataaaaatctttaataaataaataaactatcaaCCTTTCTATTATATACCATTGAGAGTGTGGCCTCTACCCAGAATAGAATTTTTCCTCAAATCCTAGGCCTTTCCCAAAGATCCAGATGAGGAATTTATAGTCTCAACCTACTTATTTCGTAAGTAAGAGGAGGGGAAACCAGTTTTGAGTGAGATATTCCAAGCTGAAGAAGATTCTTTTAACTGAAGTGATGTCAGCAGCATTTCCAAACACCAGTGGGATATCTGACCAAGGTCTTGCTGTCCTTGATAATGCTGAGCACCATCAGCCCCAGGTTGTTTTCTGATGGGATGCATGCTGAGGCTGCCTCACTTGTCTCTTCAGTCGTAGTTACAACTCCTGGTACATACTTGGAAGAGCATCTGCCAGACTGAGAGTCTGCAGGACTGCACAGGCCCTCCGTTTAGTGTCATAGTCTTAGTCAAATCACACCAAGACTCAGACTAGAGTTTCAAGTGCTGTGGTCCCCTATGTCCTTGTTGCCCACGTCTCTCAATCCCTAGATGACAACAGTCTAAAAGAACACCCAAGAATCAGCATACTCTTACAATTAATTAATGAGCATGTAGTACCACAGGCCATGGTTCTCAAAGTTAGACAACATTGCCTGGACGGTTTGTTAGAGCCCAAGTTACCAGGCCCCATCCCCAGAGTTTCTCATTCAGTGGTGGGCCTATGGATATGCATCTCTAGCAAGTTCTCAGGTAATGCTGATGCTCCTGATGCAGGGCCATGCTTTGCCTATAGGCAAAGGCAAATCTGGCTGTTTTGCGAACCTGAGTTAAGAACCACTCTAAGTGAAGCAAGAGTGAATGGTCCAGAGCACCCGCGCTCCCCATCTCTCAGCCCTGGGGCAGCATCTGGAAACCTAGGGCTCCCAGGAACCTGGCTGGGAAGCCACAGACCCAGAGGACTGCATTTGGAGGCTGAGTACTTACTTTCATTGCAAATGTTTTGCCACAGCCTTCCTGTTCACAAGTGAATGGGCGCCTCTCCTCGTGGAAAGAGAGGATGTGGCTCTGGAGATTGAACACGGTCGTGTAGGTTCTGCTACAGCCTTCTCTTGGACACCGGCACACGTCCCTTTCTGGGGCGTGGGTTTTCATGTGCTGCTTAAGGTAATCCTTGCGCTTAAAGGTCTTCTGGCATACTTCACATTTTATGTCCTCTGGTGGAGTACACAGACAACTTCCTCAGGCATCACCATACACAAGAAGTTAATTTGAATATGTAAGGAATGTTGCCCAAAATATGATTAttgtaaatgagaaaactaacTCCAATCTTTATCACTTGGAAGTTTGTCTCCGTTTTCCCACGTTCTTGTATCACGTAGAGGCACACTCTCTTCCCTTACCGGGGGAACAGGGGTTCTCAGCACGGTGGCTGTGGGCAAGGGAAGATTAAGACCAGCTTCCTTCCCTGTCGTCCAATACCTAAGGCACTGGTTCCCACGCTGCCCCACAGAACACCAGTGCCTCCCTAGGTTCTTTACTTGCCAGAGCCTTTAAAACTACCAACTGTGGGGtacctggatgcctcagtcatGAAGTGTGcgcctgcggctcaggtcatgatcctgggatcctgagagtgagctccctgctcagcagggagtctgcttctccctctccctccaccctccgcCTCTCTGTGCAcgttctctcaaatacataaataacaccttaaaaaaaaaataacaccttaaaaaaaaaaaaattgcacagcTGCTCCTGGCATAGCCTCTCCCGAACCTGGGACCACAGCTCGCTCTGCTCATTTGTCAAACAGCTGAGGGACCCAGCACGTCATAAAACATCACACAGAAAGGTTATTATTTTAGGGCTCATACGtaacatttcattctttaaaaacagtTCTATAGCGACAAAGATTTACACTGTGCCACACGTCTTCCTTACCTTTATGGGTTTCTTTCACATGTTTTAGAAGCTCTGTCCATGTTTTGGCCACAAAGGAACATTTGTCTTTTTGACACATATAGcctgtttagaaaaaaatacattggtgCATTGCTTCTCATGAATATTCTGTGTAAACACCAATCGTAATTAGAAAGGAAACAAACCTATATAATTTTTCTCCTACCTCCCAATAATCTGTTAGTCTTTAGAGGTGGGAATAGAAACTAAGTTTGTTGTACAGGGAAACCAAGTAGTCGCACAGCATGGTATTCCACATGGGGTCTTATGTCAGCAGACTTCCCAGAAGCACGTAGTCCCCTCTCCCGCTGTGCCCAGTGAGCTACGTACACTGCACGTGGTCTCTTAGCTGCTGTCTCCCTGCCTCCGTGGCTCGCAGCCCCGTCCCCTCCCTGCGTTATAGGGTCCTGTGCTAACTTGTGTTTCACCAACTAAATAGCAGAGAGAAACTAAAAGGAACAAGGCTACCTCTCATTCTTTGGCTACGAGTCTCTTGTTAAAACAAAAGCTCCATATATTCTACACTTAGGAAATTGGaatacagatattaaaaaaaaaaaaaccctcatggaAACAGAGAATggattcatatatttattgagtctttttgAAAAAGTGGCAATCTGATTACCCCAAAACCTGAAAGTATTATCCAAACTATTCTCCGTGCCaataaggagaagaaagacaCAGGTAGTAAAGAGGTTTAAACAGTGGTGGAAAAGCCAACCTTGGCTGGAGCACTAACACTGAGAAGCATAAAGCACCAGCAGGCACTTGTGGCAAACAATAAAACATTTGCTTTGAACAGTGACGACAGAGGAGTGGAGAAACAGACAAGAGTGTGCAGTGCCTCTGGCCAAGTATGAAACCTGATTGAGCAGCATAGGCTGCCCCTGCCTACACAGTGTCCGATTTCTTTGTGTGACCACAGAATAGAAGAGGAAGCACCTTACGGTCAAAgaattagacacacacacaccctactgGGGCCTACTCAAAGCAGCATCCCTGGGGATCACCAGACATACCCTCGTGGACCTTCCCGTGTCGCTTCAGCCTGCTGGGTGAGGTGAAGTGTTTCCCACAGCCTTCATGGGCACACCTAGGTTAACGACAGGGGACGGATGAGTCAATCCATTCCTGTGGAGCATCTGCTTAGGGTGAAtgtcactctctccctttctgctacCAAAGCCTCTGTCCCTACAACCAAACCAATCAGAAAAAGATTTAAAGTTGAGACTGAATCACAAGTGAAATTCAAGTTACTTGACCAGCCTtgagacaaaacagaaaagaaggacttttttttttggcgTGTGTGATCGAATTAGACTTTTCATCTTTATACTTCTGAAAATGGACTGTTTTCCTGGCTACAAAAAAATGGCCGAGGTAAACCCCTGAGGCACTTTGAATGTCTCTGCTGGATTGAGTGCTGCCGCCTGGGGACTGCAGCGTGGAAAGCAAGTGGGAGCCACGCAGGGGCACGGGCCGCTTCCCTGCGACAGGCCCCAGTGGCACAGGAGGTGGTAGGCCAGCCAGCACGGACAGGCCCCAGCCCTGCAGTGACCCCAGGAAGGCACTCGGCAGGACGGCTGCACGCACAGCCGCCAGCTAGTGCCCTTCAAGATGTTCCTCAGAGCAGGTGACCAGGGCTCTCTGACACCCTGGGCCAAGTCCACCCCTGGGTGTCCAGGCACCCTTCCTGCTCCTTGGGAAGGCCGCTCTAATGCACGCTAAGCCTGGCGACTTTTGCTCTGTGAGCAAAGAATACTTTGTTGTCTGTATAATGACATTTCACACAATTAAATGGGTTCTAGCAGAATACTAATTTCTTAGCTTTTCAAGCTTAGCCACAATTATACTGATCTCACACATCATTCAGAAACACATTAACTATTtctgttagaaaagaaaaacaaagttaaactTATGAAATGCCCCAGTATATAAACGGGCATTCATGGTATAGAAAAATACTGATGAAGAAGTGGTTTCAGAACACTTGTATCCAATCTTTGCATTTCACTCTCACTCCCACCTGAAATGTGGGATCTCAGCCAGAGAAGCACCTACTTGAAGAGTGGCTCGCTGGTGTGCTGGCACTGATGGATTCTCAGCTGCTGGTGTTTCTTGAAAGCCTCCTTACAACCTTCAAAAGTGCACTGTTTAAGAAAAAGGTTCGTTAGtctggagaaaaatcaaagaactatTCACAAGAGAATTCCCTCAAGATCAAAATATTGTGAAGACTTCATACTTGCTACCTGCTCCCACAGGGTTACCATCAAATTCTAGGCAGGAAGCTTTACAGATGAACACATTTGAAATAGGAAAAGTGTTTCGTTCTGGGGCAGTCTACCAATAATAAACTTCATTAGCACAAAAGTGTTTGCTTTCAAAATAAGCCGTTATTAGGATGGCTAGTAGTTGGGCTAAATTCAGGTTTTTGTCAGAAAAATCTGGTTGATGAGCATTTTAGAAATGTAGACAgtaagcataaaaatatttagaaaatttaagcCAAGAAAATCATTCATACTTACTACAtattgtttttgttgattttcgtGTTTGCGTTCAAAATGTTTGTTCAAGTTTGATTTTGTGTTGAATTTCTGATCGCAGCCACTAGCTGTACAACTGTAAGAAAGTGTATAGACCAAAATATTAACGAGACAAAGGAGAGAATTTCTAAGATAAATATATCCTCCAACTCTGTAAAGCTACTTTCCAAAGTATAGTATAAAATAGTCTTTAACAAATTGCGAAGTGTTAAGTCAAAGTGCCAGCCTCTCAACTCTGAAATGATCGCCATGTAATGAGATGCATTTTCATGTCAGGCCTCTGAAATCGAGCACACTGCATCAGACATCCTTTATGAACTCGGCAGAGGGAAAGTGGAAAACACAAGTTCCAAAGCCCAAACCCTCCTTAGGCTTAAATTGTGTTCAAGTTAAATGTTCTCGATTTAGAATCTCATAACCTTAATTTTGCTTGAAATGTCAAATAATAAACTGCATTtccaaaaaaaacctcaaaaacacTAGTTTCAGCCTACCATCagagataaaaatgtatttagggCAAAACCACAAACCACTATGCCCTCTGTCATAACAGCAAGCCACTCCAGTCCCCCTTAATGAGCGTTTCTATATCTTGCCCTTGAATTATCTAAATTCTTTGTGgagttgcattttttttaatgtgtgctCTTCTTGTGATGAGTTCTCCTAAACCTGATGGATGAAGCAGGACTTCCTTGGCAGCCCTAATCTCAGCTATCATCCACTGATAAACACTGGATAATACTCctgtcaggcattgtgctagcTACAGGGACAGGCGGAGTCAGACACACAAGCTGACAGTATGCAGGGGCAGTGGGAGGTAAGCCACTGGAAGCACACGGGAGGGGCACTGTAGAAGAGCCCACTGCGAATTCCAACAGGTGTTGTTTCTGACCTCAGGAACAGAGTACAGAGTTTTAGCTGGGTACGAGGTCAACAGAAATAGAGCTTTTTCTAGCCTCCCCTGCAATTAGGGGTGGCTACATGGATATTTCTGGCCCATCCTGTTCAACTGCCAAGTTTCTAAAAAGGAAGCACACCTCTTTTTGCTCTTTCATCCACCCTGGTGGCTAGAATGCCTACGTGGCAGCTGGAGCTCCTCCAGCAGTCACCTTGAACCATGATGTCAAAGCCTCAAGATGAGGACGTCAGAGACAAGTTACAAGGAGCCCACGTCCTACTGACTGTGGGAACACCCCTCAACTGTCCACCTCTGCACTTCTGCTTTTCAATTAAGCAAGAAAAGCAGAGACTGTCTTATTTAAGCCTCTGGTGTGGCGGGTTTGCTGTCACTCTGGACTTCAGTCCTGACATAGGCGTCTAACCCAACACAAGGTTGGGGCAAGAGGACAAGGCCCAGAAAGGTCCTGACAGGAAGCGAATAGCAGGGGTCCAGAAGATGTAGGGAAAGTTGCAGGGCAGTGCTGCTGGTCAGTTAAGAACAGCTGGACCACAATTTCGTGTCTGAGAATCAAGCACGATCATAAAAAGGCCAGATCACAAAGGTCATTTAAACACCATAAGATCCTAGATTTTGTTATGAAAGTGACACCTCAAACC contains:
- the GTF3A gene encoding transcription factor IIIA, producing MRVCGVGRGLRSARAPAPSPAPWGRAPGRAAAPGALEPRASVAEAVSSLTIADAFTAAGESPAPPPSALSRRFICSFPDCSANYNKAWKLDAHLCKHTGERPFVCDHEGCGKAFVRDYHLSRHILIHTGEKPFVCTASGCDQKFNTKSNLNKHFERKHENQQKQYVCTFEGCKEAFKKHQQLRIHQCQHTSEPLFKCAHEGCGKHFTSPSRLKRHGKVHEGMSEDIKCEVCQKTFKRKDYLKQHMKTHAPERDVCRCPREGCSRTYTTVFNLQSHILSFHEERRPFTCEQEGCGKTFAMKQSLTRHAVVHDPDKKKLKVKRSREKRSLASRLSGYIPPKKKQEQGLSVPKNGETLNCTEDKVLSTVAILTLS